In Ammospiza caudacuta isolate bAmmCau1 chromosome 2, bAmmCau1.pri, whole genome shotgun sequence, a genomic segment contains:
- the KCNJ15 gene encoding ATP-sensitive inward rectifier potassium channel 15 isoform X1, whose translation MSLFRALKKTCSLIKKSLFSRETTEAVRMEPTKINMSRVALVNGGIDSAMLKAHKPRVMSKSGHSNVRIDKVDGIYLLYLQDLWTTVIDMKWRYKLTLFAATFVMTWFLFGVIYYAIAFLHGDLEMNKFSPKREPCVKNVDSLTGAFLFSLESQTTIGYGFRFITEECPHAIFLLVAQLVITTLIEIFITGTFLAKIARPKKRAETIKFSHCAVITKHNGELCLVIRVANMRKSLLIQCQLSGKLLQTYETKEGERILLNQASVKFNVDSSSESPFLILPLTFYHILDESSPLRDLTPQNLKEKDFELVVLLNATVESTSAVCQSRTSYVPEEIHWGYEFVPVVSLSPNGKYVADFSQFEKIRRSTDSTFYSVDSEKQKLEEKYRQEDQRERELRTMLLQQSNV comes from the exons ATGTCTCTCTTCAGGGCATTAAAGAAAACCTGCTCACTAATCAAAAAGAGCCTCTTCTCTAGAGAAac GACTGAAGCAGTGAGGATGGAGCCCACGAAGATCAACATGTCCCGCGTGGCCCTGGTCAACGGCGGCATCGACAGCGCCATGCTCAAGGCGCACAAACCGCGCGTCATGTCCAAGAGCGGCCACAGCAACGTCAGGATCGACAAGGTCGACGGCATCTACCTGCTCTACCTGCAGGACCTGTGGACCACGGTCATCGACATGAAGTGGAGGTACAAACTCACCCTGTTCGCTGCTACTTTCGTCATGACCTGGTTCCTCTTCGGGGTGATCTACTACGCCATCGCCTTCCTTCACGGCGACCTGGAGATGAACAAGTTCTCCCCGAAGCGGGAGCCGTGTGTGAAGAACGTGGATTCCCTCACTGGGGCATTCCTCTTCTCTCTGGAGTCCCAGACAACCATTGGCTATGGATTTCGTTTCATCACCGAGGAGTGTCCCCATGCCATCTTCCTGCTTGTGGCCCAGCTGGTCATCACCACCCTGATCGAGATCTTCATCACTGGTACCTTCCTGGCCAAGATTGCCAGGCCAAAGAAAAGGGCAGAGACCATTAAATTCAGCCACTGTGCTGTCATCACCAAGCACAACGGGGAGCTTTGCCTGGTGATCAGAGTGGCAAACATGAGGAAGAGCCTCCTGATACAGTGTCAGCTCTCTGGGAAGCTTCTCCAGACCTACGAAACCAAAGAAGGGGAGAGGATTCTGCTGAACCAAGCCAGCGTCAAATTCAACGTTGACTCCTCTTCAGAAAGTCCATTTCTCATTCTGCCTTTAACCTTCTACCACATTTTGGATGAAAGCAGCCCTCTGAGAGACCTCACACCTCAAAACCTCAAGGAGAAGGACTTTGAGCTCGTGGTGCTCCTGAATGCCACGGTGGAGTCCACCAGTGCTGTCTGCCAGAGCAGGACTTCCTACGTCCCCGAGGAGATCCACTGGGGCTACGAGTTCGTGCCTGTGGTTTCCCTCTCCCCAAATGGAAAGTACGTGGCGGATTTCAGTCAGTTTGAGAAGATCAGGAGAAGCACAGATTCTACTTTTTACAGTGTGGactctgaaaagcaaaagctggAGGAGAAATACAGGCAGGAGGACCAAAGAGAGAGGGAACTGAGAACAATGTTGTTACAGCAGAGTAATGTTTGA
- the KCNJ15 gene encoding ATP-sensitive inward rectifier potassium channel 15 isoform X2, which translates to MEPTKINMSRVALVNGGIDSAMLKAHKPRVMSKSGHSNVRIDKVDGIYLLYLQDLWTTVIDMKWRYKLTLFAATFVMTWFLFGVIYYAIAFLHGDLEMNKFSPKREPCVKNVDSLTGAFLFSLESQTTIGYGFRFITEECPHAIFLLVAQLVITTLIEIFITGTFLAKIARPKKRAETIKFSHCAVITKHNGELCLVIRVANMRKSLLIQCQLSGKLLQTYETKEGERILLNQASVKFNVDSSSESPFLILPLTFYHILDESSPLRDLTPQNLKEKDFELVVLLNATVESTSAVCQSRTSYVPEEIHWGYEFVPVVSLSPNGKYVADFSQFEKIRRSTDSTFYSVDSEKQKLEEKYRQEDQRERELRTMLLQQSNV; encoded by the coding sequence ATGGAGCCCACGAAGATCAACATGTCCCGCGTGGCCCTGGTCAACGGCGGCATCGACAGCGCCATGCTCAAGGCGCACAAACCGCGCGTCATGTCCAAGAGCGGCCACAGCAACGTCAGGATCGACAAGGTCGACGGCATCTACCTGCTCTACCTGCAGGACCTGTGGACCACGGTCATCGACATGAAGTGGAGGTACAAACTCACCCTGTTCGCTGCTACTTTCGTCATGACCTGGTTCCTCTTCGGGGTGATCTACTACGCCATCGCCTTCCTTCACGGCGACCTGGAGATGAACAAGTTCTCCCCGAAGCGGGAGCCGTGTGTGAAGAACGTGGATTCCCTCACTGGGGCATTCCTCTTCTCTCTGGAGTCCCAGACAACCATTGGCTATGGATTTCGTTTCATCACCGAGGAGTGTCCCCATGCCATCTTCCTGCTTGTGGCCCAGCTGGTCATCACCACCCTGATCGAGATCTTCATCACTGGTACCTTCCTGGCCAAGATTGCCAGGCCAAAGAAAAGGGCAGAGACCATTAAATTCAGCCACTGTGCTGTCATCACCAAGCACAACGGGGAGCTTTGCCTGGTGATCAGAGTGGCAAACATGAGGAAGAGCCTCCTGATACAGTGTCAGCTCTCTGGGAAGCTTCTCCAGACCTACGAAACCAAAGAAGGGGAGAGGATTCTGCTGAACCAAGCCAGCGTCAAATTCAACGTTGACTCCTCTTCAGAAAGTCCATTTCTCATTCTGCCTTTAACCTTCTACCACATTTTGGATGAAAGCAGCCCTCTGAGAGACCTCACACCTCAAAACCTCAAGGAGAAGGACTTTGAGCTCGTGGTGCTCCTGAATGCCACGGTGGAGTCCACCAGTGCTGTCTGCCAGAGCAGGACTTCCTACGTCCCCGAGGAGATCCACTGGGGCTACGAGTTCGTGCCTGTGGTTTCCCTCTCCCCAAATGGAAAGTACGTGGCGGATTTCAGTCAGTTTGAGAAGATCAGGAGAAGCACAGATTCTACTTTTTACAGTGTGGactctgaaaagcaaaagctggAGGAGAAATACAGGCAGGAGGACCAAAGAGAGAGGGAACTGAGAACAATGTTGTTACAGCAGAGTAATGTTTGA